A region of the uncultured Bacteroides sp. genome:
GTAGAAACAATCACTTTGTTATAACGCAGTCCTTCAATTCCATCTTCAATATTGAGTGCAGCCTGAAGCAGATTAAACTCTTCATTCTCATAAACCACCTTCTTAGTTAGCCCAAAAGAGTTAAGCGGTTTACCACGTAGACTAAACACTGCCTGAGTATTCACATCACGACTTTTAGTGATAGATCCACTAGCAGAATCTCCCTCGGTAATAAAGATGGAGGAATCTTCCGGATTCTTTCCTTTCAAATCATTTAAGTGGACACGACAATCGCGTAACTTCCGATTGTGCAGGTTGGCTTTCTTTGCACGTTCACGGGCCAACTTGGTAACACCCGCAATAGCCTTCCGTTCTTTCTCAGAGTCTTGTATTTTCTGAAGTAAGATTTCTGAAGTTTCATGATTGATGTGTAGATAATTATCCAGTTCTCGTTTTACAAAATCACCGATAAACTTACCTACAGAAGGTCCATCCGGGCCAATATCCTTAGAACCTAGTTTTGTTTTTGTCTGAGACTCAAACACAGGCTCTTCCACCTTTATGCTGATAGCTCCCACCATGCCAGAACGAATGTCGGCATAATCGAAGTTCTTGGAATAATACTCCTTAATAGTCTTTGCTACTGCTTCACGAAAAGCGGCAAGATGAGTTCCGCCCTGAGTGGTATGCTGTCCGTTAACAAAAGAATAATATTCTTCACCGTATTGATCACTATGAGTAAGCACCAGCTCTATATCTTCTCCTTTCAAATGAATAATAGGATAAAGCGGATCAGTGGTCATATTCTCATTTAGCAAGTCGACCAATCCATTTCTTGAATTGAACTTCTTCCCGTTAAATACAATAGTCAGGCCAGAGTTCAGGAATACGTAATTCTTCAGCAACGGTTCAATGTGTTCCTTTTCGTAGTGATAATCTTTGAAGATTGTCTCATCCGGAATGAACTCTGTTAATGTACCATTATCATGTTCTGTCTCTGCTATTGGGAAATCATTGATAATTGTACCTCTTTCAAACTCGGCAGTTTTCTCCTCTCCTTCTCTGAAACTAGATATACGAAAGAAGGAAGAAAGCGCATTTACAGCCTTTATACCAACACCGTTTAATCCAACAGACTTTTTGAAAGCCTTAGAGTCATATTTACCTCCGGTATTCATCTTTGAAGAAACATCGATCACCTTTCCTAAAGGGATACCACGTCCATGGTCACGTACCGTAACCTTTCCGTCGGCAACCGTAACCTCGATCGTTTTACCAAATCCCATCATGTACTCATCAATAGAATTATCCATCGCCTCTTTCAGAAGCACATAAATTCC
Encoded here:
- a CDS encoding DNA topoisomerase IV subunit B; its protein translation is MEERIEEKIQVVEYTEENIRTLDWKEHIRRRPGMYIGKLGDGSHSDDGIYVLLKEAMDNSIDEYMMGFGKTIEVTVADGKVTVRDHGRGIPLGKVIDVSSKMNTGGKYDSKAFKKSVGLNGVGIKAVNALSSFFRISSFREGEEKTAEFERGTIINDFPIAETEHDNGTLTEFIPDETIFKDYHYEKEHIEPLLKNYVFLNSGLTIVFNGKKFNSRNGLVDLLNENMTTDPLYPIIHLKGEDIELVLTHSDQYGEEYYSFVNGQHTTQGGTHLAAFREAVAKTIKEYYSKNFDYADIRSGMVGAISIKVEEPVFESQTKTKLGSKDIGPDGPSVGKFIGDFVKRELDNYLHINHETSEILLQKIQDSEKERKAIAGVTKLARERAKKANLHNRKLRDCRVHLNDLKGKNPEDSSIFITEGDSASGSITKSRDVNTQAVFSLRGKPLNSFGLTKKVVYENEEFNLLQAALNIEDGIEGLRYNKVIVSTDADVDGMHIRLLLITFFLQFFPDLIKKGHVYILQTPLFRVRNKKETIYCYSDEERISAINKLSPNPEITRFKGLGEISPDEFRHFIGKDIRLEQVSLRRNDLVKGLLEFYMGKNTMERQNFIIDNLVIEEDVA